A stretch of Henckelia pumila isolate YLH828 chromosome 4, ASM3356847v2, whole genome shotgun sequence DNA encodes these proteins:
- the LOC140861334 gene encoding uncharacterized protein — MNCKILLQCMQHSSEAKLLPFDPEIERTFRRRRKQQKEAMEEQERLRGDGEAKNNAPPIYRSMMDSAFPSLENARPSIIRPTIAANQFEIKPAIIQMVQNTVQFGGMTIDDPYAHQNFFLEICDTFKIKGVSDDAICLRLFPFSLRDKAKAWLTNLPAGSITTWDDLAKVFLNKYFPPSKSMKLRADITTFAQGKQETLYEAWERYKDLLRRCPHHQLLDGLVIQTFYYGLPYSNHTMLDAAARGNLLRKSPEDGYKLIEEMASSSYHPQSDRNAARRPAGMHQVDAFTSVAAQLEVMNKRIEELTLGQSAMCIQEVWCEKCGVEHFTKDCQTGNPSYQPEGGMVNHVGNQNRPMNDPFSNTYNPGWKQHPNFSWGGQNNRPYGNQNYGKLH, encoded by the coding sequence ATGAACTGCAAGATTCTCTTGCAGTGCATGCAACATTCCTCCGAAGCAAAACTCTTGCCTTTTGATCCAGAAATTGAAAGAACATTTCGCAGAAGAAGAAAGCAACAAAAAGAAGCAATGGAAGAACAAGAACGATTACGTGGAGATGGAGAAGCAAAGAATAATGCACCACCTATCTACAGATCCATGATGGATAGCGCTTTTCCATCCCTCGAAAATGCCAGACCAAGCATCATCAGGCCAACCATAGCAGCAAATCAGTTTGAAATAAAGCCTGCTATCATTCAAATGGTGCAAAACACAGTCCAGTTTGGTGGGATGACAATCGATGACCCATATGCTCACCAAAATTTTTTTCTAGAAATCTGTGACACTTTCAAGATCAAGGGAGTTTCTGATGACGCTATTTGTTTGCGTTTATTCCCTTTTTCTTTACGAGATAAGGCTAAAGCATGGCTAACAAATCTACCTGCAGGttccatcactacttgggatgaTCTCGCAAAGGTTTTCCTGAATAAATACTTTCCACCGTCCAAATCAATGAAACTCAGAGCTGACATCACAACATTTGCTCAAGGCAAACAGGAAACACTCTATGAAGCATGGGAGCGCTACAAAGATCTATTAAGGAGATGTCCACACCACCAATTACTAGACGGTCTTGTGATACAAACCTTTTATTATGGTCTTCCTTATTCAAATCACaccatgttagatgcagctgcaCGTGGTAATTTATTACGAAAATCACCGGAAGATGGATATAAGTTAATTGAGGAGATGGCATCCAGTAGCTACCATCCTCAATCCGACCGAAATGCAGCTAGGAGACCCGCAGGAATGCATCAAGTTGACGCATTCACCTCAGTAGCAGCTCAGCTTGAAGTCATGAATAAGAGGATTGAAGAGCTAACTCTAGGGCAGTCTGCGATGTGTATTCAAGAAGTGTGGTGTGAGAAATGTGGTGTTGAACACTTCACAAAAGATTGTCAGACAGGCAATCCATCATATCAGCCAGAGGGAGGAATGGTGAACCATGTAGGGAATCAAAACCGCCCTATGAATGATCCATTCTCAAATACATACAATCCAGGGTGGAAACAACATCCGAACTTTTCGTGGGGAGGACAGAATAATAGGCCATATGGGAATCAGAACTATGGAAAACTGCATTAG